From Phycisphaerae bacterium, one genomic window encodes:
- a CDS encoding J domain-containing protein, with protein MPPTPSQEHFRVLGLPRSAGPHEVRAAFRTLVKSLHPDLNSSPTGRQRFIQVVQAYRALQEELDLLADGPPLRICPRCGRRQELLDGLDGGVGCVDCLLGETPRRRYLPLPVIETVRHVSVVSLYALSLVLVARAAVTGHLGYALGSLAAAALGLLVLAATCVRVREAQ; from the coding sequence ATGCCCCCAACGCCGTCTCAGGAGCATTTCCGCGTGCTGGGCCTGCCACGCTCGGCCGGCCCGCATGAAGTGCGCGCCGCCTTTCGCACGCTCGTCAAGTCACTGCATCCGGATCTAAACAGCAGTCCGACCGGTCGCCAGCGGTTCATCCAGGTCGTGCAAGCCTACCGCGCGCTGCAGGAGGAACTGGATCTGCTCGCCGATGGCCCGCCGCTGCGCATCTGCCCGCGCTGCGGACGCCGCCAGGAGCTGCTCGACGGCCTCGATGGCGGCGTCGGCTGCGTGGACTGCCTGTTGGGCGAGACGCCGCGACGACGTTATCTGCCGCTGCCGGTGATCGAGACCGTACGGCACGTGTCGGTGGTCAGCCTGTATGCGCTCAGCCTGGTGCTCGTGGCCCGCGCGGCGGTGACCGGCCACCTGGGGTATGCGCTGGGCAGCCTGGCGGCGGCGGCGCTGGGCCTCCTGGTCCTGGCAGCGACGTGTGTGCGGGTGCGCGAAGCACAGTGA